A genomic region of Capnocytophaga canimorsus contains the following coding sequences:
- a CDS encoding LbetaH domain-containing protein (WbbJ; catalyzes the transfer of the O-acetyl moiety to the O antigen; part of the lipopolysaccharide biosynthetic pathway) produces MNRFKKYSILGIIELLYFKIRTYLTFKQARIIRFPFRIRGKQFIKIGKGFTTGYDCRIDAFNHFSRNGFLIEIGDNVEINDSVHIGAVEKVIIEDNVLIASKVYMSDHNHGSYKGEEQDSPLTTPNSRKIYTTPIHIKKNVWIGEMVCILQGVTIGEGSIIGAMSVVTKDIPPYSIAVGSPARVIKQFNFETKKWEQV; encoded by the coding sequence ATGAATAGATTTAAAAAATATAGTATTTTAGGAATTATCGAATTATTATACTTTAAAATAAGAACTTATTTAACTTTTAAACAAGCTCGTATAATACGATTTCCGTTTAGAATTAGAGGAAAACAATTTATAAAAATAGGAAAAGGTTTTACGACAGGTTATGATTGTAGAATCGATGCCTTTAATCATTTTAGTAGAAATGGTTTTCTGATAGAAATAGGTGATAACGTAGAGATTAATGATAGTGTACATATTGGTGCTGTAGAAAAAGTAATTATAGAAGATAATGTGCTTATTGCTAGTAAAGTATACATGTCTGACCACAATCACGGAAGTTATAAAGGAGAGGAGCAAGACTCTCCTTTAACAACACCTAATAGCCGAAAAATATATACTACTCCTATACATATCAAAAAAAATGTTTGGATAGGAGAGATGGTATGCATACTACAAGGCGTTACAATAGGAGAAGGTTCTATCATTGGAGCGATGAGTGTAGTAACCAAAGACATTCCGCCTTATTCAATAGCCGTTGGCTCTCCAGCAAGGGTAATTAAGCAGTTTAATTTTGAAACTAAAAAGTGGGAACAAGTATAG
- a CDS encoding EpsG family protein: protein MQQDKNNQFILLVFFILISLIMRVLVDVEINKDFFAYYNLYNFQKPENWWEYFLKEPYLYLLYSFFYNFYDEKIEVFQAMYFFNYAALTFFFTWLMTLRDVVMWKKVLIFTMYYFLFSYTLIRNGIPYAIFGYFIYQIYRNKSTKLIYLTPFMHISSSTLLLLIFHKHRKYMAYLLVVCISSLLIASVGSTILNRAEFILIASKINDYGFSQKQTGIFHYIYFGFIIMLSIITWIFVKKRFWNPVITTTLLFYLIGFFINPVVGFRFSPYLIVGILFMNIDISKYKSLNGLLNIGSLILAGYFVFTLYDTHYF from the coding sequence ATGCAACAAGATAAAAATAATCAATTCATTCTTTTAGTATTTTTCATACTAATTTCCTTAATAATGAGGGTGTTAGTGGATGTAGAGATTAACAAAGATTTTTTTGCATACTACAATCTATATAACTTTCAAAAACCAGAAAATTGGTGGGAATATTTTCTAAAAGAACCTTATTTATATTTATTATATTCTTTTTTCTATAATTTTTATGATGAAAAAATAGAAGTTTTTCAAGCTATGTATTTCTTCAACTATGCCGCTTTAACCTTTTTTTTTACTTGGTTAATGACCCTTAGAGATGTTGTTATGTGGAAAAAAGTGCTTATCTTTACCATGTATTATTTTCTATTTTCATACACTCTAATACGAAATGGTATCCCTTATGCTATTTTTGGATATTTTATATACCAAATATACAGAAATAAAAGTACAAAATTAATCTATCTCACACCATTTATGCATATTAGTAGTTCTACTCTTTTATTACTAATATTTCACAAACATAGAAAATATATGGCATACTTACTTGTTGTGTGCATTTCATCTCTATTGATTGCTTCAGTAGGAAGCACTATACTCAACCGAGCAGAATTTATTTTGATTGCTAGTAAAATTAATGATTATGGCTTTTCTCAAAAACAAACAGGGATATTCCATTATATTTATTTTGGATTTATTATTATGCTTTCTATTATAACTTGGATATTTGTCAAGAAAAGATTTTGGAATCCAGTTATCACCACAACACTATTGTTTTACCTAATTGGTTTTTTTATCAATCCTGTTGTAGGCTTCCGATTTTCTCCCTATTTAATTGTGGGAATATTATTTATGAATATAGATATTTCTAAATACAAATCTCTTAATGGATTACTAAATATTGGTTCTCTGATATTAGCAGGATATTTTGTATTTACATTATACGATACACATTATTTTTAA
- a CDS encoding glycosyltransferase translates to MQSIINQKDVIVDICVSDDGSTDKTLAMINETFPQIKTQKNIPGTGSAATNFLKMLVETDFNENFEYIAFSDQDDLWLPQKLSVAVQKLNEEKADLYCSNLTKWDENTGSFTLLKKDFPQKKFDYLFEGGSAGCTYVFTKSFAKSLKSFVLQLNTSNWKGFSHDWLVYFFARSRNYMVFIDENSYIHYRLHGNNVHGHLNKLSLRTIWFKISKVMEGYHEDHIKNYINYIDKNTEAYQIYTDFLGNYFSRNKMIWKYNIRLMRDNKKWFVFAVLNLIKL, encoded by the coding sequence ATGCAAAGTATTATTAATCAAAAAGATGTGATTGTAGATATTTGCGTTTCTGATGATGGAAGTACAGATAAAACATTGGCGATGATCAATGAGACATTTCCACAGATAAAGACCCAGAAAAACATTCCTGGTACAGGGTCGGCTGCTACTAATTTTCTGAAAATGTTGGTGGAAACCGATTTCAACGAAAACTTTGAATATATCGCATTTTCTGATCAAGACGATTTGTGGCTACCACAAAAGCTAAGTGTAGCGGTTCAAAAACTCAACGAAGAAAAAGCTGATTTGTATTGCTCAAATCTAACAAAATGGGACGAAAATACAGGCTCTTTCACCCTTTTGAAAAAAGATTTTCCTCAAAAAAAATTTGATTATCTTTTTGAAGGCGGAAGTGCTGGTTGTACCTATGTGTTTACAAAATCATTTGCAAAATCATTAAAATCATTTGTTTTGCAACTCAATACCTCCAATTGGAAAGGCTTTTCGCACGATTGGCTTGTGTATTTTTTTGCTCGAAGCAGAAACTACATGGTGTTTATAGATGAAAATTCATACATCCATTATCGTTTGCATGGTAACAATGTACATGGACATCTCAACAAATTGTCGTTGCGAACCATTTGGTTTAAAATATCAAAAGTAATGGAAGGCTATCATGAAGACCATATCAAAAATTATATTAACTATATAGATAAAAATACTGAAGCTTACCAAATTTATACCGATTTTTTGGGTAATTATTTCTCACGAAACAAAATGATTTGGAAATATAATATTCGATTAATGAGAGATAATAAAAAATGGTTTGTTTTTGCAGTGTTAAATTTAATTAAATTGTGA
- a CDS encoding sugar transferase: MYRFFIKPLLDFILALIGFLLLSPVFIIVTIGLFFANQGKPFFFQLRPGKDGEIFKIIKFKTMNDKKDEHGNLLPDACRLTKIGNFVRETSLDEIPQLLNVIKGDMSLIGPRPLLPSYLALYNDFQRRRNEVKPGITGWAQVNGRNSISWEKKFEYDVWYVDHISFILDFKILFLTIKKVFVREGISQDGQTTMEGFKGNN; this comes from the coding sequence ATGTATAGATTTTTCATAAAACCCTTATTGGATTTCATTTTGGCACTCATCGGTTTTTTACTGTTGAGTCCTGTGTTTATCATAGTTACTATAGGCTTGTTTTTTGCCAATCAAGGAAAACCTTTTTTCTTTCAGCTTAGACCGGGGAAAGATGGGGAGATTTTCAAAATCATCAAGTTCAAAACGATGAACGATAAAAAAGATGAACACGGAAATTTACTTCCCGATGCGTGTCGATTGACAAAAATTGGTAACTTTGTACGCGAGACCTCTTTAGATGAAATTCCGCAACTACTGAATGTCATCAAAGGCGATATGAGTTTGATAGGGCCAAGACCACTCCTACCGTCTTATTTGGCATTGTACAATGATTTTCAGCGCAGAAGAAATGAGGTAAAACCAGGAATTACGGGTTGGGCACAGGTCAATGGAAGAAACAGTATCAGTTGGGAGAAAAAATTTGAATACGATGTTTGGTATGTGGATCATATCAGTTTCATATTGGATTTTAAAATATTATTTTTAACAATAAAAAAAGTGTTTGTACGCGAGGGAATTTCCCAAGATGGACAAACTACAATGGAGGGATTTAAAGGGAATAACTGA